In Populus trichocarpa isolate Nisqually-1 chromosome 7, P.trichocarpa_v4.1, whole genome shotgun sequence, the following proteins share a genomic window:
- the LOC7485022 gene encoding probable glycosyltransferase At3g07620 has product MKNLKRGGLACFFVIVSICFFIYPPGFPPFQGSFQAYAQEAGFFGEVFHVPEAFDPDYEEMERKFKIFVYPHNTSSCSNPRTLDGEYGNEGLFYLNLNLSRFLTKDPEKAHLFLIPISCHSLPAGRSEDERAIAVEDFVKSLISKYPYWNRTLGADHFFVTCVDINVTATARIANLMKNSIKVMCTPSYNDEYVPHKDVSLPQRVPPLALTPAGNNITNRITLAFWRGLNNSDIRQKLLEAWENDLELFIQKGRKPSLEQGDLVHHEAFNNSKYCICPGGPELDRTIALAIHYGCVPVIMSDYYDLPFKDILDWRKFSIILEESQVYYLREHLKEMLEHEYRAMQTNTVMVRKHFQWNLVPAKYDAFHMTMYDLWLRNHFTKYY; this is encoded by the exons ATGAAGAATCTCAAACGAGGAGGGCTTgcctgtttttttgttattgtttccATCTGCTTCTTCATCTATCCACCTGGATTCCCACCTTTTCAG GGATCATTTCAAGCTTATGCTCAAGAAGCTGGATTTTTTGGCGAAGTCTTTCACGTTCCTGAGGCTTTTGATCCTGATTATGAGGAAATGGAGAGGAAATTCAAGATCTTCGTGTATCCACATAATACTAGTTCCTGTAGTAATCCAAGGACGCTTGATGGCGAGTATGGGAATGAAGGATTGTTCTATCTGAATCTCAATCTGAGTCGCTTCTTGACCAAAGATCCTGAGAAGGCTCACCTCTTCCTCATTCCTATTTCTTGCCATTCACTGCCTGCAGGG AGATCAGAGGATGAAAGGGCTATTGCTGTTGAGGATTTTGTCAAGAGCCTCATTTCCAAGTACCCTTATTGGAACAGAACTTTAGGTGCCGATCACTTCTTCGTAACTTGCGTAGACATTAATGTGACTGCTACTGCACGAATTGCTAATCTTATGAAGAACTCAATTAAAGTCATGTGTACTCCAAGTTATAATGATGAATATGTTCCTCATAAGGATGTTTCCCTCCCACAACGCGTGCCGCCACTTGCTCTTACTCCTGCTGGAAATAACATAACGAACAG GATTACTCTAGCTTTCTGGAGAGGTCTCAATAATTCTGATATAAGACAGAAGCTGCTTGAGGCTTGGGAGAATGATTTAGAACTTTTCATACAGAAAGGAAGGAAACCTAGTTTAGAACAAGGAGATTTGGTGCACCATGAGGCTTTCAATAACTCTAAGTATTGCATTTGTCCTGGAGGCCCAGAGCTCGATCGTACTATAGCATTAGCAATTCATTACGGATGTGTTCCAG TTATCATGTCTGACTACTATGATTTACCATTCAAAGACATTCTTGACTGGAGGAAATTCTCCATAATACTCGAGGAAAGTCAAGTCTATTACCTAAGGGAACACCTTAAGGAGATGTTAGAGCATGAATATCGAGCCATGCAGACCAACACCGTCAtg GTCCGGAAGCACTTTCAGTGGAATCTAGTTCCAGCCAAATATGACGCGTTTCATATGACCATGTATGACTTGTGGCTGCGCAACCATTTTACCAAGTATTACTGA
- the LOC18100877 gene encoding probable glycosyltransferase At5g03795 — protein sequence MQSSNPPQIPANEFLTLRRTLSYLSAVILSICFSICLPQSPFHLQVLAQPLRDYPRYSDAAELPHIPKAFRMDYMKMERSFEVFVYPHKTTACDKTRKIDGKYGSEGFFYQNLNQRRFLTRDPDKANLFLIPTSCHSLPAEGRSVDERAIAVQHFVNSLISEYPYWNRTLGADHFFITCADIHVIASERIWNLMKNSIRVMCSPSYNVEYVPHKDVSLPQSVQPFNVSVSQIMPPLYAFIAPTTQPLTLPAAKYNMKSRYRYLLCPWIILEQEYSKNCCTAILGFWRGLKENYIRKSLVNAWENDSELDIKEIQTEASTTEIRRLYHEKFYSSKFCICPGGPQIDGAIAVAIHYGCVPVIMSDYFDLPFNDILDWKKFSVILKESDVDGLKRILLNIPDQEYQVLQTNTVMVQDHFQWNLPPVRLDTFHMVMYELWLRRYVTKY from the exons ATGCAGAGCTCAAATCCCCCTCAAATTCCAGCAAACGAATTTCTGACTCTCAGACGAACACTTTCCTACCTTTCTGCTGTAATTCTTTCAATCTGCTTCTCAATCTGCCTCCCTCAATCCCCTTTTCATCTTCAG GTGCTGGCGCAGCCATTGCGCGATTATCCTCGATATTCTGATGCTGCTGAGCTCCCTCACATTCCGAAGGCTTTCAGAATGGACTATATGAAAATGGAGAGGAGCTTCGAGGTCTTTGTGTACCCACATAAGACCACTGCCTGTGATAAAACAAGGAAGATTGATGGCAAGTATGGGAGTGAAGGATTCTTCTATCAGAATCTCAATCAGAGAAGGTTCTTGACCAGAGATCCTGATAAAGCTAACCTTTTCCTCATTCCCACTTCTTGTCATTCTCTTCCTGCTGAG GGAAGATCCGTGGATGAAAGGGCTATTGCTGTCCAGCATTTTGTCAACAGCCTTATTTCTGAGTATCCTTATTGGAACAGAACTTTAGGTGCTGATCACTTCTTCATAACCTGTGCAGACATTCATGTGATTGCTAGTGAACGAATTTGGAATCTTATGAAGAACTCAATTAGAGTTATGTGTTCTCCAAGTTATAATGTGGAATATGTTCCTCATAAGGATGTTTCTCTCCCACAAAGTGTGCAGCCATTTAATGTTTCTGTCTCACAAATCATGCCGCCACTTTACGCTTTTATTGCACCAACAACACAGCCATTAACTCTTCCTGCTGCTAAATATAACATGAAGAGCAGGTACCGATACCTTTTATGTCCCTGGATTATACTAGAGCAGGAATATAGTAAAAAT TGTTGCACGGCTATTCTAGGTTTCTGGAGAGgtcttaaagaaaattatataagaaaGAGTTTGGTCAATGCCTGGGAGAATGACTCAGAACTTGACATAAAAGAAATCCAAACAGAAGCTAGTACTACAGAAATACGTCGGCTGTACCATGAGAAGTTCTACAGCTCAAAGTTTTGCATCTGTCCTGGAGGCCCTCAGATCGATGGTGCTATAGCAGTTGCAATTCATTACGGATGCGTTCCAG TTATCATGTCTGATTACTTTGATTTACCATTCAACGACATTCTTGATTGGAAGAAATTCTCTGTAATCCTCAAGGAGAGTGATGTGGATGGACTGAAGCGAATCCTTTTAAACATACCAGATCAAGAATATCAAGTCCTGCAGACCAATACAGTCATG GTCCAGGATCACTTTCAGTGGAATCTACCTCCTGTCAGACTTGATACTTTTCATATGGTTATGTATGAACTTTGGCTCCGCCGTTATGTTACCAAGTATTAG
- the LOC18100878 gene encoding putative RING-H2 finger protein ATL69: METPIDYDFIVRLKPNTIRNSQHVNVDQLPTTFPVNFLLYKREIYSLHGVYRRPVAISRKIIHIPVGDSPSHYINDFKEILTDMGIPEIKRSQILFEITTKAHGIDTSNGVFMFVSIRKTVYQEARLRNEEDDIARAERESMEVEAKPIPATKSSIDALERVVLDASASARDCTVCMEEIDAGSEAIRMPCSHVYHSDCIVKWLQTSHMCPLCRYHMPCENL; the protein is encoded by the coding sequence ATGGAGACTCCCATCGATTACGACTTTATTGTCAGATTAAAACCCAACACAATTAGAAACTCACAACACGTCAATGTTGACCAACTACCAACAACATTCCCTGTGAACTTCTTGCTTTACAAGCGAGAGATCTACTCTCTTCATGGAGTGTATAGAAGACCCGTGGCCATAAGCCGCAAAATTATTCACATTCCGGTTGGAGATTCACCGAGTCATTACATTAATGATTTCAAAGAGATCTTGACCGACATGGGCATCCCTGAGATCAAGAGATCACAGATACTATTCGAAATTACAACCAAGGCGCATGGCATTGATACTTCTAACGGCGTGTTCATGTTTGTCTCAATACGGAAGACAGTCTATCAAGAAGCTAGACTTCgtaatgaagaagatgatattgcTAGAGCTGAGAGGGAGTCAATGGAGGTTGAGGCAAAGCCAATCCCGGCCACCAAGTCTTCTATTGATGCATTGGAAAGGGTGGTTTTGGACGCCTCGGCGTCAGCGAGAGACTGCACTGTTTGTATGGAAGAGATTGATGCAGGGAGTGAAGCCATTCGGATGCCGTGCTCGCATGTCTATCACTCAGATTGCATTGTTAAGTGGTTGCAAACTAGTCACATGTGTCCTCTTTGCCGCTATCATATGCCCTGTGAAAACTTGTGA
- the LOC18100880 gene encoding probable glycosyltransferase At3g07620 yields the protein MNNLQRGLSCFLVVLSICFSIYHPQSPNSFQVLARSLKENATDPEIFSELFHIPDSFKKDYKEMEKNFKIFVYPHNTDKHTTACNKPTELGCFRSEGYFYHNLNHSRFLTKDPEKAHLFFIPIYCHSMSPEEKSKKERAIAVQDFVKFLISKYPYWNRTLGADHFFVSCSEVDVAATARIADRLKNSIGLMCSPSYNSKYVPHKDVSLPQSVQPYAYTEARNIEKNRTMLGFWSGVEDSYIRERLYLTWEYDSELYIEARDWPTSIEQGHWQAREDFYNSKFCICPGGPQLDGFIAFAIHYGCIPVILSDYYDLPFNDILDWRKFSVILKENDVYSLKKILQDIPKQTYESLQNHTFMVQKHFQWNLSPVKYDAFHMVMYDLWLRHHVTKYRY from the exons ATGAACAATCTTCAACGAGGACTTTCCTGTTTTTTGGTCGTTCTTTCAATCTGCTTCTCAATATATCACCCTCAATCCCCAAATTCTTTTCAG GTGCTGGCGCGGTCATTGAAAGAAAATGCTACAGATCCAGAAATCTTTTCTGAACTCTTCCATATTCCTGACTCTTTCAAAAAGGATTATAAGGAAATGGAGAAGAACTTCAAGATCTTTGTGTATCCCCATAACACAGACAAGCATACTACTGCCTGTAATAAGCCAACGGAGCTTGGCTGTTTTAGGAGTGAAGGATACTTCTATCACAATCTCAATCACAGTCGGTTCTTGACCAAAGATCCTGAAAAGGCTCACCTTTTCTTCATTCCCATTTATTGTCATTCGATGTCTCCTGAG GAAAAATCCAAGAAAGAAAGGGCTATTGCTGTCCAGGATTTTGTCAAGTTCCTCATTTCCAAGTACCCTTATTGGAACCGAACTTTAGGTGCCGATCACTTCTTTGTAAGCTGCTCAGAAGTTGATGTGGCTGCTACCGCACGAATTGCTGACCGTTTGAAGAACTCAATTGGACTCATGTGTTCTCCTAGTTATAATAGTAAATATGTTCCTCATAAGGATGTTTCCCTCCCACAAAGTGTACAGCCATATGCTTATACTGAAGCCAGAAATATAGAAAAGAACAG GACTATGCTGGGTTTCTGGAGTGGTGTTGAAGATTCTTATATAAGAGAGCGGCTGTACCTCACCTGGGAGTATGACTCAGAACTTTACATCGAAGCCAGAGATTGGCCTACTAGTATTGAACAAGGACATTGGCAAGCCCGTGAGGATTTCTACAATTCTAAGTTTTGCATCTGTCCTGGAGGCCCTCAGCTTGATGGTTTTATAGCATTCGCAATTCACTATGGATGCATTCCAG TTATCTTATCTGACTACTATGATTTACCATTCAACGACATTCTTGATTGGAGGAAATTTTCTGTAATACTAAAGGAGAATGATGTCTATTCGCTAAAGAAAATCCTTCAGGACATACCAAAGCAAACATATGAATCTCTGCAGAATCACACATTCATG GTCCAGAAGCACTTTCAGTGGAACTTATCTCCAGTAAAATATGATGCATTTCATATGGTCATGTATGACCTGTGGCTGCGCCACCATGTTACCAAGTACCGGTACTAG
- the LOC18100881 gene encoding uncharacterized protein LOC18100881, whose amino-acid sequence MKWAGPSLNSDSLSSLKPSKPYKNTDTREQRIRREGKKEMQSLSPLRSALGSISASLPRGTFSSISRHAASPGCLERLGGSFWSIHNVARRENARYASCYSGNFGMSFGLLTSKEDATVPYALSFQSFIHSTSHKDFETGRDSNSKDFAAGREDFEMERSSMQNSNLEMERNTRSMNFSAGRRDFEMGRSSMQNSNLEMGRNPRSMNFSAGQRDFEMERGPRPDFYAGGRNSRPMDFVRGVIGQEGSRFPQYHVELNDDFVFMKLKRNNTFVAVTDSKGNKKKNASMTAGWLQKLQGGAKLSRYAAEATAEHVGQAARQLGLKSFVMRVNGFTYFKKKRLAITSFAEGYGKGGLSPIKHIEDNTRRPHNGCRLPRKRRI is encoded by the exons atgaaatgggCTGGGCCGTCATTAAACAGCGACTCCCTCTCATCACTGAAACCATCTAAACCCTACAAGAACACAGACACCAGAGAACAACGAATtcgaagagaaggaaagaaagaaatgcaaTCTCTATCTCCCCTTCGAAGCGCGCTTGGTTCTATTTCTGCTTCACTTCCTCGTGGAACTTTCAGCTCCATCTCCAGACACGCCGCCTCTCCAG GCTGTTTAGAGAGACTTGGAGGTAGTTTTTGGTCTATTCATAATGTTGCCAGAAGAGAAAATGCGAGATACGCATCATGTTATTCTGGAAATTTTGGGATGAGTTTTGGTTTGTTGACTTCCAAGGAAGATGCTACCGTTCCATATGCTTTGAGTTTTCAAAGTTTCATCCACTCCACGAGTCATAAAGACTTTGAAACAGGGAGAGATTCCAACTCCAAAGACTTTGCTGCAGGTCGGGAAGACTTTGAGATGGAGAGAAGTTCCATGCAGAATTCTAACCTTGAGATGGAGAGAAATACCAGGTCTATGAACTTCTCTGCAGGTCGGAGAGACTTTGAGATGGGGAGAAGTTCCATGCAGAATTCCAACCTTGAGATGGGGAGAAATCCCAGGTCTATGAACTTCTCTGCAGGTCAGAGAGACTTTGAAATGGAGAGAGGTCCCCGGCCTGACTTCTATGCAGGTGGGAGAAATTCCAGGCCAATGGACTTTGTGAGAGGAGTAATAGGACAAGAGGGTTCCCGATTTCCTCAGTACCATGTTGAGCTGAATGATGATTTTGTGTTCATGAAGCTAAAACGTAACAATACCTTCGTTGCGGTGACAGATTCTAagggaaataaaaagaaaaatgcttcGATGACAGCAGGATGGTTGCAAAAACTGCAAGGGGGAGCAAAACTCTCTCGGTATGCTGCTGAAGCAACTGCAGAACATGTTGGGCAAGCGGCAAGACAGCTGGGGTTGAAATCATTTGTGATGAGGGTGAATGGTTTTACGTACTTTAAGAAGAAAAGGCTAGCCATCACGAGCTTTGCAGAAGGTTATGGTAAGGGTGGTCTAAGTCCTATCAAACATATAGAAGATAATACTCGGCGTCCGCATAATGGATGCCGACTCCCAAGGAAGCGCCGAATTTAG
- the LOC7486060 gene encoding flavonol 7-O-beta-glucosyltransferase UGT74F1, whose product MEKMVNRSHVLVVPLPGAGHINPMLQFSRRLVSKGLKVTFVITEFISKSRQLGSSIGSIQLDTISDGYDDGFNQAGSREPYLSSLHDVGPKTLSDLIKRYQTSSIPIHAVIYEPFLAWALDVAKDFGLFAAAFFTHACAVDYIFYNVYHEVLRVPVSSTPVLIEGLPLLLELQDLPTFVVLPDSYPANVKMTMSQFANLDKADWILINTFYKLECEVVDTMSKVCPLLTIGPTIPSIYLDKSIEDEDDYGISLCEIDASLSINWLSSKPTASVVYVSFGSCATLSSKQMEEIAWGLKRSNFHFLWVVMDSEKEKIPEGFVEEVENKGLVVNWSPQVKVLANEAVGCFFTHCGWNSTIEALSLGVPMVTMPGWSDQQTNSKLVEDAWKVGVRAKVDEHGIVRREEIALCIKEVMEGDTGREMKMNSKKWKELAIEAASEGGTSDTNINELVAMLRSTK is encoded by the exons ATGGAAAAGATGGTCAATAGGAGCCATGTGCTAGTAGTTCCACTGCCAGGCGCAGGCCACATAAATCCCATGCTGCAATTCTCTAGGCGTTTGGTCTCCAAAGGGCTCAAAGTCACCTTCGTAATCACCGAATTCATATCCAAGTCTAGGCAGCTTGGCTCATCAATTGGTTCCATTCAACTTGATACCATATCAGATGGCTATGATGATGGATTTAATCAAGCTGGTAGCAGGGAACCCTATCTTTCAAGCCTACATGATGTTGGTCCAAAAACCCTATCAGATCTCATCAAGAGATACCAAACCTCTTCAATCCCTATCCATGCTGTAATATACGAGCCTTTCTTGGCTTGGGCTCTGGATGTGGCAAAGGATTTCGGGTTATTTGCAGCTGCTTTTTTTACACATGCTTGTGCTGTTGATTACATTTTTTACAATGTCTACCATGAAGTGTTAAGGGTGCCAGTTTCTTCAACCCCTGTGTTGATTGAGGGATTACCACTACTGCTTGAGCTTCAAGACTTGCCAACATTTGTTGTTCTGCCAGATTCATACCCTGCTAATGTTAAGATGACCATGAGTCAGTTTGCTAATTTGGACAAGGCTGATTGGATCCTCATCAACACTTTCTACAAGCTGGAGTGTGAG GTAGTGGATACAATGTCAAAAGTTTGTCCATTATTGACAATTGGACCAACAATCCCATCAATATACTTGGACAAGAGTATTGAAGATGAGGATGACTACGGTATTAGTCTATGTGAAATAGACGCATCTCTTTCTATCAATTGGCTCAGCAGTAAGCCCACTGCATCAGTTGTATATGTGTCTTTTGGTAGCTGTGCTACTCTAAGCAGCAAGCAAATGGAGGAAATTGCGTGGGGCTTAAAGAGGAGCAATTTTCACTTCTTGTGGGTGGTGATGGATTCCGAGAAAGAGAAGATTCCAGAAGGGTTTGTTGAAGAAGTGGAGAATAAGGGATTGGTAGTGAATTGGAGTCCCCAAGTGAAAGTGCTAGCAAATGAGGCTGTGGGATGTTTTTTCACACATTGCGGTTGGAACTCAACAATCGAGGCATTGAGCTTGGGTGTGCCAATGGTGACAATGCCAGGATGGAGTGATCAACAAACGAATTCTAAACTCGTTGAAGATGCTTGGAAGGTGGGAGTCAGAGCTAAAGTTGATGAGCATGGAATTGTGAGAAGAGAAGAGATTGCCCTTTGCATAAAAGAAGTGATGGAGGGAGATACAGGCagagaaatgaaaatgaattcCAAGAAATGGAAAGAGCTGGCAATCGAGGCTGCGAGCGAAGGTGGAACTTCTGATACTAACATTAATGAACTGGTAGCTATGTTGAGAAGCaccaaatga